Below is a genomic region from Pseudanabaena yagii GIHE-NHR1.
AAAATCGAGAAGGTTATGTATCGGCACAACCAAATATTTATCCAGTTTATCCATTTAAAGAAAGAGGTTTAGTCAAGTCTGATATTCTTAATATTCTTGATGATAGCGGAATTGGCTTACCTAGTTATTATGAATGGCGAAGTCGATCAGGATGTTCTTTTTGTTTTTTTCAGCGCAAATATGAATGGGTAAAGCTTGCTGAAAAACATCCAGAAGAATTCGCTCAAGCGGTTGCCTATGAAAGAGATCATAAGGATGGGAGAACATATACTTGGACTCAAGGAGAAACACTCTTAGAACTGATTGCCCGTAAAGACCAAGTTATTGCTGACCATGAAAAGGCGATCGCTAAAGAGAAGAAAACATCTCCCAAGCTTAGCCTTGCCGAAGTATTAGAATCAGTACTAGACGATGAAGATGACGAAATGCCTTGTTTAGCTTGCCATTTGTAACTAAATCTCTTGAGAGGACAGTTGTATGACCATCGCGATCGCCAAAACCACCAAAAATGCTAAGCCCAGAGTCACCTTTGCTGACTACCTGACTTACTCTGACGGGTCTGATACGAAATATGAATTAGTTGACGGGGAGCTTATAGCAATGTCGTTAGGAACTGGCTTACACGGTGAAACAATTGATCGTGTTTATAAGGAAATTAACGTTGAGATAAGTCGCACTGCTCAACCTTGGATTGTTCGGCAAGGACAAATAGGTGTGCGATGTCCGCGTGGCATTGGACTAGATACAGTCAGAATTCCTGATGTAGTGGTGATGGAGGGAAATGATTGGCAAGCTTTGCAAGAGCGTGAGGCTGTGATTGATTTTGATCTATCTGCACCATTGCTTGTCATCGAAGTAATCAGCCCTTCCATCAAAAACATTGACTACCGAGCCAAACGCACTGAATACGCCGCCCGTGATATCCCTGAATATTGGATCGTCGATCCGCTAGAGGCAAAAGTCTCAGTCTTAATTAATTCCGATGGCTGGTATGACGTAACAGAATTTTATGGTGATGAACTAATTATTTCACCTACGTTTCCAGAACTTAAGCTAACCCCACGAACAATTTTTTCTATCTAAAAACCATGTCAGAACTAAATCTCAGCTTTCATACAACTTTTTCACTCAAAAAAGAAGATATTTTGAGAATGATCAAAGTTGCCGAAGAAGAAGAAAAAGGAGTTAAGGATTCTCAAGAGAATCTCATGGCTAAAACTGGCTTAGGCAATAAAAAAGTTAGTCCGATTAAATCTTGGTCTATTCGTTCAGGATTAGTTGATAGAGAGACAGGCAAACTCACCCCACAAGGCGCGATCGCCCGCAAACATGATCCTTATCTCCAATCACCCATCACCGATTGGCTGATGCACTTCTATCTCAGCTTCAGCGACAAAGGACTAGCTACACCACCACCAGATCCCGCCGAGTGGGGCGGCTGGACATGGTTTGTTTATAGCTTCTTGCCAACTCATCCTAGTTTTAGCCGTAGCACCCTCGACAATGCCGCAAACCAGATCTATGAAACTGACAAGAAAAAAGCTAAATCTATTAGTGACGACCTATTGAAAGTTCTCAAAGCCTACACCGACAAAAAAGATGCACTAGCCCAAATTAACTTTTTAAAATCCCTCACTAAAGATCAATACATCGCAGGAGAAGCAACACTTCCACCCGATGAGTTAATTGCCTATTTTTTAGCAAAGCTCTGTGAAAGAGATTTTCAAGGTTTGTCTCAGATCAATAGCGATCGCCTTCTACAACATCCCTACGGACTATCCCCCATCCTCGGCATCAGCACCGACAAAGTGCAAGACCTCCTTGATCGCCTCTCAGGTAAAGGCATCATCGAGCAGTACAAAACTGTTCCTCCTTTCCAAATCATCCCCCGATGGAATGAATCTTTAGACTTATTAGAGAAAGCATATGTTAACCAATGATGCAATCAATCAACTAGCACTAGATAAAGTCGAACTGCGCGATCGCCCCTATCTGCTCTATACCGACAAACTTAGCAAAACTGCTCTTCATCACCTAGCCTTTCGCTATACTGCAGATCGCCTTAGCTATCGTGATGATCTAATTAAACGCCATACCAGCACCAGCAAGAGCAGCTACTTAAATTTGCAACTACATAGCAGTCGAGAAGTTGAAGCCATCAAACAAA
It encodes:
- a CDS encoding phosphoadenosine phosphosulfate reductase family protein — encoded protein: MTRHILGLSGGKDSTALAILMHKEVPQMEYFFCDTGKELPETYEYLERIKARLGIKIEYLNAERDFDHWLEVFNGVLPSPRVRWCTRKLKIEPLEKFVGDDKAVSYIGIRADENREGYVSAQPNIYPVYPFKERGLVKSDILNILDDSGIGLPSYYEWRSRSGCSFCFFQRKYEWVKLAEKHPEEFAQAVAYERDHKDGRTYTWTQGETLLELIARKDQVIADHEKAIAKEKKTSPKLSLAEVLESVLDDEDDEMPCLACHL
- a CDS encoding Uma2 family endonuclease, with translation MTIAIAKTTKNAKPRVTFADYLTYSDGSDTKYELVDGELIAMSLGTGLHGETIDRVYKEINVEISRTAQPWIVRQGQIGVRCPRGIGLDTVRIPDVVVMEGNDWQALQEREAVIDFDLSAPLLVIEVISPSIKNIDYRAKRTEYAARDIPEYWIVDPLEAKVSVLINSDGWYDVTEFYGDELIISPTFPELKLTPRTIFSI
- a CDS encoding DUF4007 family protein, which translates into the protein MSELNLSFHTTFSLKKEDILRMIKVAEEEEKGVKDSQENLMAKTGLGNKKVSPIKSWSIRSGLVDRETGKLTPQGAIARKHDPYLQSPITDWLMHFYLSFSDKGLATPPPDPAEWGGWTWFVYSFLPTHPSFSRSTLDNAANQIYETDKKKAKSISDDLLKVLKAYTDKKDALAQINFLKSLTKDQYIAGEATLPPDELIAYFLAKLCERDFQGLSQINSDRLLQHPYGLSPILGISTDKVQDLLDRLSGKGIIEQYKTVPPFQIIPRWNESLDLLEKAYVNQ